The Pelmatolapia mariae isolate MD_Pm_ZW linkage group LG10_11, Pm_UMD_F_2, whole genome shotgun sequence genome includes a region encoding these proteins:
- the wscd1b gene encoding sialate:O-sulfotransferase 1, producing MVAPFYKLHCLLKRAQMLLLCLGIAYLMAGSILLLQRSSIRVAQPNLASLPPLWSLSAPPTALRTAGLGMRARSRWVAIQAASGGGAKAGGRHWTASRSLGVQHLHHRWFHSLLPESPEQRVSVQRSSRHKGTYIGCFLHNASDRALGGTMLYDLRKMTSSLCQDTCSESGYQFAGLEYGAECHCGNRISSPRAPEEDCSLVCRGERGSPCGGVGRLSIYKVEEQLPGHRKFRNVHYRGCFKLLKSIIGTFPVYSFQPNLTTQSCIETCTDKELPLAVFKKPHCFCTWTSSLFSLNQQSDNQQCVGNHTVASALTASTEPDHYQVYHTPVLDSRCKERMFLPQRSSSLVALSSFPGAGNTWVRHLIELVTGYYTGSFYFDGTLYNRGFKGEKDYWKSGRSICVKTHESGQKEIEMFDSAILLIRNPYRSLMAEFNRKCAGHLGHATDAQWKSKEWPEFVSSYAPWWASHAVSWLKFGRRLLVVHYEELQRDLLAQLRLITAFLNVTMTEERFLCAESNQDGHFKRSGAQRPSFDPFTPDMRQMIDSHIHAVDQALQSRNFSGLPQEYLPR from the exons ATGGTGGCACCCTTCTACAAGCTGCACTGCCTCTTGAAGCGGGCTCAAATGCTGCTGCTCTGCTTGGGCATCGCCTATCTGATGGCAGGCAGCATCCTGCTTCTACAGCGCTCCAGCATCAGAGTGGCTCAGCCAAACCTGGCCAGCCTGCCCCCCCTGTGGTCCCTCTCTGCACCTCCTACTGCCCTCAGGACTGCAGGCTTGGGCATGAGGGCACGCTCCAGATGGGTTGCCATTCAGGCTGCGTCTGGAGGGGGAGCCAAGGCAGGAGGGCGACACTGGACTGCTTCCCGAAGCCTGGGGGTCCAACACTTGCATCATCGCTGGTTTCACAGTCTGCTGCCAGAGAGTCCAGAGCAAAGAGTCTCCGTCCAGAGAAGCAGCAGGCACAAAG GAACCTACATCGGATGCTTCCTTCACAACGCCAGCGATCGAGCTCTGGGAGGGACCATGCTTTACGACCTGCGCAAAATGACCAGTTCTTTGTGTCAAGACACCTGCTCGGAAAG tggtTACCAGTTTGCAGGTCTGGAGTACGGAGCCGAGTGCCACTGCGGGAATCGGATTAGCAGCCCTCGGGCTCCGGAAGAGGATTGTAGTCTGGTGTGTCGGGGTGAGAGGGGGTCTCCCTGTGGCGGCGTGGGCCGTCTCTCCATATACAAGGTGGAGGAGCAGCTGCCAGGTCACAGAAAAT TCAGAAATGTGCACTACCGGGGTTGCTTCAAGTTGCTGAAAAGCATCATCGGCACCTTCCCCGTCTACTCCTTTCAGCCGAACCTAACCACGCAGTCCTGCATCGAGACGTGCACTGATAAG GAGCTCCCACTGGCTGTGTTCAAGAAACCCCACTGTTTCTGTACATGGACGtcatctcttttcagtctcAACCAGCAGTCGGACAACCAGCAGTGTGTGGGGAACCACACCGTCGCCTCTGCACTCACAGCCTCCACAGAGCCCGACCACTACCAAGTTTACCATACCCCTGTGCTTG ACTCCAGGTGCAAAGAGAGGATGTTTCTGCCTCAAAGATCCAGTTCCCTTGTGGCTCTCTCTAGTTTTCCCGGGGCAGGCAACACCTGGGTACGACACCTGATCGAGCTTGTGACCGGCTACTACACTGGCAGCTTCTATTTCGATGGCACACTGTACAACAGAG GTTTCAAAGGCGAGAAGGACTACTGGAAGAGTGGCCGCAGCATTTGCGTAAAGACCCATGAAAGTGGGCAGAAAGAAATTGAGATGTTTGACTCTGCCATCCTGCTGATTCGCAACCCTTACCGCTCCTTAATGGCTGAATTCAACCGCAAGTGCGCCGGACACTTAGGACACGCCACAGATGCCCAGTGGAAGAGTAAAG AATGGCCAGAGTTTGTCTCCAGCTATGCCCCCTGGTGGGCATCTCATGCTGTGAGCTGGCTGAAGTTTGGCCGTCGCCTCCTGGTGGTGCATTACGAGGAGCTGCAGCGAGATCTCCTAGCCCAGCTCCGGCTCATCACAGCCTTTCTAAACGTCACTATGACAGAGGAGAGGTTTCTGTGTGCAGAGAGCAACCAAGACGGGCATTTCAAACGCTCAGGGGCTCAGCGGCCCTCTTTTGACCCATTTACTCCTGACATGAGACAGATGATTGACTCCCACATTCATGCTGTTGACCAGGCGCTGCAGAGCAGGAACTTTAGCGGACTTCCACAAGAATACCTCCCCAGATGA